TCGAGCCGTCGTCCACCACGATGATCTCGAGATCCACGCCGACCTGCGCCACAAGGGAGCGCAGGCAATCTCCCAGGCAGGCCTCTTCGTTGCGCGCCGGAACGATCACCGATACCAGCGGCGACCGCGCCGGACGCGGCTCCCCACGCTCTAGCGATTCTGGCGGCATGCTGCGAATCCCTTTATTATAGCTTTGTGAGACGTTTCCTCTGGTTCTTGCTTCTGCTGGCGATGCTGGCAGGATGCGACCGCGGCTCCAAGCCGGCCATGGTCGGCAATCCCGCACCGGATTTCACCGTCACCGACGCTGACCGTACCGTGTCTCTCAAGGACCTGCGCGGCAAGGTGGTGGTGCTGAATTTCTGGGCGACCTGGTGTCCGCCCTGCGTCGACGAAATGCCTTCCCTGGTCAGGATGCAGCGCGAGATGAAAAGTAAGGGCGTCACCGTGCTGGCTGTCAGCCTGGACGAAGACGCCCGCCAGTACCGCACCTTCCTGGAGAAGAACCACGTCGATCTGCTGACCGTCCGCGACCCGCGGCAGAAGAGCAACGAACTTTACGGCACCTTCAAGTTCCCCGAGACCTACATCATCGACCGCCAGGGCGTGCTGCGCCGTAAGTTCATCGGCCCCGTGGATTGGACCAAGCCCGACATCCTCGATTACATCAGCAAGCTCTGATGGAACCGCAGAGAACGCCGAGACCGCAGAGGTGATTTGTCTATTCCATTCTCTGCGATCTCCGGGGTCTCCGCGGTCTCTGCGGTCGAATGTTTCTGTCCTACAAGCGAATTGTCCGCAGACGCAGCGAATTCGTTATGACTGAAACTGAACTGAAGCTCATCGCCGCGGCCGCCAGGATCGGGCTGAGCAGCAATCCGTAGAAGGGATAGAGGACTCCCGCCGCGATGGGTACGCCCAGCGAGTTGTAGGCGAATGCCCAGAATAGGTTCTGCCGGATGTTACGCATGGTGGCCTGGCTCAAGCGACGCGCGCGCACCACGCCGCGCAGATCGCCCTTCACCAACGTGACCCCTCCACTCTCCATGGCCACATCGGTGCCCGTGCCCATAGCGATCCCTACGTGGGCCTGCGCCAGGGCGGGCGCATCGTTGATACCGTCGCCCGCCATAGCCACCACGCGGCCCTGTTGCTGTAGCTTCTTTACCACGTCGGCCTTGTGGTCGGGCAACACTTCGGCCTCGAACTCGTCGATCCCCAGCTTCCTCGCTACCGCTGCCGCCGTGGTGCGGCTGTCGCCGGTGAGCATGACGATGCGCAGGCCCTGCTGCTTCAGCTCACGAACCGCTTCCGGGCTCGACGGCTTGATGGGATCGGCGACGCCGATCACCCCTGCCGGCTTGCGGTCCACGGCGACCAGCACCACCGTCTGGCCTTCCTGACGCGCCGCCTCCGCGCGTTGCGCAACCTCGTCTTGCGAGACGCCAACCTCGGCAAACAACGCCGCGTTCCCCACCGCGACCTCATGTCCCTCCACACGCCCGACCACCCCTTTGCCGGTGATGGAACGAAAGTCAGAGGCACTCGTCGCCTCCACCCCGCGCTCCCTCGCGCCCGACACGATCGCTGCCGCCAGCGGATGTTCACTCGCCTTCTCGAGCGACGCAACGATCCGCAGCAGCTCGTGCTCCTCATATCCGGCCACGACGGCGACCGAGGTTAGCTTCGGCTTTCCTTCCGTGAGCGTGCCCGTCTTGTCGATCACTAATGTGTCGACGCGCTCCATGGTCTCCAGCGCTTCGGCATTCTTGATGAGCACACCGGCGCGGGCGCCGCGCCCCGTGCCTACCATGATGGCCATCGGTGTAGCCAGTCCAAGCGCGCAGGGACACGCAATGATCAGCACCGCGACGGCATTGACCAAGCCGTGCGCCAGCCGCGGCTGCGGGCCCACCAACGCCCACACGATGAAGGTGACCGCTGCGATCGCGACCACCGCCGGAACGAAGATGCCTGCCACCTTGTCCGCCAGCCGCTGGATGGGTGCGCGGCTGCGCTGCGCTTCGGCGACCATGCGCACGATCTGTGCCAGCAAGGTCTCGCTGCCCACGCGATCAGCGCGCATGACCAGCGACCCGGTCCCGTTCACCGTGGCCCCGATCACCTTTGCTCCCGGCCCCTTCTCGACCGGGATGGACTCGCCCGTCACCATCGACTCGTCCACCGCACTGGTGCCCTCGAGCACAACACCGTCTACCGGTACCTTTTCTCCCGGCCGCACGCGCAGCCGGTCGCCGGGATGAACCTGGTCGAGCGTGATGTCGCGCTCGCTGCCGTCGTCGGAAACCTTACGCGCCATCTTGGGCGATAGGTCGAGCAGCGCCCGGATCGCCGCACCTGTGCGGCTGCGCGCCCGCAGTTCGAGCACCTGCCCCAGCAACACCAGCACGACGATCGCCGCCGCGGCTTCGTAGTAGACCTCGGCCGCGCCTCCGTGTCCGCGGAATTGCTCCGGCAATGCCGACGGAAACAGCGTCGCGAACAGGCTGTAGGCATATGCCACGCCCGTGCCCATGCCGATCAGAGTGAACATGTTGAGATGGCGGGTCTCCAGCGACACCCAGGCGCGCTGGAAGAACGGCCATCCGCCCCACAGTACGATGGGCGATGCCAGCGCGAATTGTAGCCACGGCATCAGCTGCGGCGGCACCGCGTGGGGGGCGAAGTACATCAAACCCATCGACAGCACGAGCAGCGGGATCAGCAGCACCGCCCCGACCCAAAAGCGGCGTGTCATGCTCTTCAGCTCGGGATCGTCCTGCGCCTCGGCGGTAATCGTCTCCGGCTCCAGCGCCATCCCGCAGATCGGGCACGGCCCCGGTTTCGATTCCCGGACTTCCGGGTCCATGGGGCAGACCCAGACCGTCCCAGGCTTCGCCGGGGCGATTTGCGCGGTGGGGGACGGAATCGCATCTGTCGCCGCCGGCTTCGGCATCCCGAGTGAGATCCCTACGAGCGGCGATGTCCCCGCCACCTTATTCAGATATTTCTGCGGATCCGCCTGGAACTTCCCCGCGCATCCCGGGCAGCAAAAGTAGAACGTCTTACCCGCGTGATCGACCTTCGCTCTGGCGGTCGCCGGGTCCACCATCATCCCGCAGACCGGGTCGAGCTCCTTCTTCCCCGGCCCGGATTGGCCCACGATCTTCAGTGCATCCATGTTCACCTCGAATACCGGGAGAACAGCTCGACCAGTTCGTCGTACATCGCCTCGGCGCGCTCCGGTGAGCCCTTGATGGCGGCAGTGGCACAATTGCGCAGGTGATTGCGCAACAACTCCCGCCCTACGTTGCGCAGCGCCTCATTCACCGCCGAGAGCTGTACCAGGATGTCGGCGCAATAGCGGCTTTCCTCAACCATTCGCTGCAGCCCCCGCACCTGGCCCTCGATCCGGCGCAGCCGGTTCAGGTTCGCCGCCCGGATCTCCGGATCCACAGCCACTGCCTTCCTGGCGCCGCGCTCCGCCCCGCTGGCGCACCCGCAGGCTGCGCCGGCCGTTGGATGCTCCGATTGGCTGGGTTTCGCCATATCCACATCATATACCCCATGGGGGTATTAAGCAACGAATGGATGTCCACCGGCGGTATGCCATCCCGAAATTTCCAGGAGGCCTGCCCTCGCGTATATTGATGGGTACGGTCCAGGAGGGATGGATCCGATGACCGCCCTTGACGTGGTGTTCCGCTACGGCGCCGCTCCCGGCGAGGCCGAGATCCGCGCCATCGCTCCCCTGCGCGATGTCTACGGCATCCGCCGCCTCCGGTTCGACGAGAAGGAGCACACCATTCGCGTGGAGTACGACGCCAGCCGTCTGAATGAGAAGACGGTCGCCGGCCTCCTGCGCGGCGCCGGCATCGACCTGATGGAGAAAGTCGCCCTGGTTTAGGCGGCCCGGGGCGGGCTCGCCTCTCTTTACAGCAAGAAACAAGGGGCACGGCTCCTGCCGTGCCCCTTGCGCTTCGAGAACCTTATTTCGTGACCTTCTGCGCGCCGAACTCTCGTGCCCGCCGCAGGCACTCGTCGGCCGCCTTGTCATCGCCCTCGGCTCGCTTCAGCAACGCCAGGTGGTACAGGCTGCTCACCTCACCCACCGCTTCCTCCTGGCTGCGCTCGAAGGCCCGCTCCGCGGCTTCGATGTTTCCTCGCCGCTCGTGGATCACTCCCATGTGGTAGTGCGCCATCAGGTAGTCCGGTGTCAGCATGACGGCTTGCTCGAACTCACGCAACGCCTCATCCAACTCTCCGGCGTGGAACAGGGCGATGGCCATGCGATAGTGGGCCGCATTGCAGTGGGGATCGATGGACAAGCATTTGCGATAGGCCTTCACCGCCTCCGGCATGTCGCCGCGGTGGTAGTGGGCGACTCCCAGGTCGTAGTAGGCGCGCGCAAAGCGCGGCGCCTTGGCCAGTGCTATTTCGTAGTGCCGGACGGCGACGTCGAGCACCCCCTGCCGGAAATACACCGCTCCCAGAAGGTGGTTGGCGAGCACGTGGTCCGGCTGTGCCTCCAGCAGCCGCTCCAGCTCGCGGCGCGCCTCGTCGTTGTTGCCTTCCTGCTCGTGCACCAGCGCCAGTAACAGGCGGTGGTCGATGAAGGCATCGCGCAGAAACACGCCGCATTCGGCGCAGAACTTGTCGCTGGGCTGGCAGACGTGTCCGCAGCGGTTGCAGCGCGGGGTAGCAGGGCTGCTCATAGGGGGCCTCCTGGCCTGATTGCATTGGACGCCGCCGGCGACCCGGCCTCAGTGACTCGCATCACCCCGCAAGGTGACCCATGCACCGCCCTGGTAACCTGCCTCCGTCCGCCCCGTTCCGCTTGCATTGCATGGGCCGGCTGCACTAACCTTCACATCCCCCGCCCGCCCGGGAGCCGCACATGGAACTGCAGATCGAGACCCGCGACATGGACGGCGTCACCGTCGTCTTCTGCCAGGGAAAACTCGTTCTGGGGGAGGAGATCACCCAGTTTGGCAACCAGATCCGCGCCATCCTGGAAGAAAAGCCGGTGATCGTGATGGACCTCAGCGGCCTCTCCTACGCCGACAGCAGCGGCATCGGGACGCTCATGGGGCTGTTCATCGCCGCCCGTGCGCGCAGCGGAGAGATCAAGTTCGCCAACCCTTCCGAGCGCCTTTCGCACGTGCTCAAGTCCATGCAACTGGTGGGCGTCCTCGGCATGTACCCGAAAGTGGACGACGCCATCCGCTCCCTGAAGGCTCGCTCCGCCGCTCCCGGACCGTTCTGATCAACAGCAGGAATGGCGGGGAATCTGCCGACAAAGGAATGGCGCGCCCTGAGAGATTCGAACTTGAGCCGATTTGCGGGCGTCAGACGAGCGCAGCGAGGCGGGAGCCCGCAGGCGAAATCCTGAGCCGGAGCGCAGCGCCGGCGAAGGATCTCTCCCAGCAAGGAGCATGCAAGAAAATGGCGCGCCCTGAGAGATTCGAACTCCCGACCTTCTGGTTCGTAGCCAGACGCTCTATCCAACTGAGCTAAGGGCGCGCGTCGCGTGCGCTGCTGAAGACCTGATTATATCGGAAGCCCGCTGGCCGTGAAAGTTCACGCCGCGGGCGTGCGGCGGGCGCGTTGCCCGCGCAGCGGCACATCGATGCCGTACCGCCTCATCTTGTAGAGCAAGGCCTTATAGCTGATGCTCAGCGTGCGCGCGGCTTCCTTGCGGCTCCC
This genomic stretch from Terriglobia bacterium harbors:
- a CDS encoding metal-sensitive transcriptional regulator; the encoded protein is MAKPSQSEHPTAGAACGCASGAERGARKAVAVDPEIRAANLNRLRRIEGQVRGLQRMVEESRYCADILVQLSAVNEALRNVGRELLRNHLRNCATAAIKGSPERAEAMYDELVELFSRYSR
- a CDS encoding tetratricopeptide repeat protein — protein: MSSPATPRCNRCGHVCQPSDKFCAECGVFLRDAFIDHRLLLALVHEQEGNNDEARRELERLLEAQPDHVLANHLLGAVYFRQGVLDVAVRHYEIALAKAPRFARAYYDLGVAHYHRGDMPEAVKAYRKCLSIDPHCNAAHYRMAIALFHAGELDEALREFEQAVMLTPDYLMAHYHMGVIHERRGNIEAAERAFERSQEEAVGEVSSLYHLALLKRAEGDDKAADECLRRAREFGAQKVTK
- a CDS encoding STAS domain-containing protein, which translates into the protein MELQIETRDMDGVTVVFCQGKLVLGEEITQFGNQIRAILEEKPVIVMDLSGLSYADSSGIGTLMGLFIAARARSGEIKFANPSERLSHVLKSMQLVGVLGMYPKVDDAIRSLKARSAAPGPF
- a CDS encoding heavy metal translocating P-type ATPase; the encoded protein is MDALKIVGQSGPGKKELDPVCGMMVDPATARAKVDHAGKTFYFCCPGCAGKFQADPQKYLNKVAGTSPLVGISLGMPKPAATDAIPSPTAQIAPAKPGTVWVCPMDPEVRESKPGPCPICGMALEPETITAEAQDDPELKSMTRRFWVGAVLLIPLLVLSMGLMYFAPHAVPPQLMPWLQFALASPIVLWGGWPFFQRAWVSLETRHLNMFTLIGMGTGVAYAYSLFATLFPSALPEQFRGHGGAAEVYYEAAAAIVVLVLLGQVLELRARSRTGAAIRALLDLSPKMARKVSDDGSERDITLDQVHPGDRLRVRPGEKVPVDGVVLEGTSAVDESMVTGESIPVEKGPGAKVIGATVNGTGSLVMRADRVGSETLLAQIVRMVAEAQRSRAPIQRLADKVAGIFVPAVVAIAAVTFIVWALVGPQPRLAHGLVNAVAVLIIACPCALGLATPMAIMVGTGRGARAGVLIKNAEALETMERVDTLVIDKTGTLTEGKPKLTSVAVVAGYEEHELLRIVASLEKASEHPLAAAIVSGARERGVEATSASDFRSITGKGVVGRVEGHEVAVGNAALFAEVGVSQDEVAQRAEAARQEGQTVVLVAVDRKPAGVIGVADPIKPSSPEAVRELKQQGLRIVMLTGDSRTTAAAVARKLGIDEFEAEVLPDHKADVVKKLQQQGRVVAMAGDGINDAPALAQAHVGIAMGTGTDVAMESGGVTLVKGDLRGVVRARRLSQATMRNIRQNLFWAFAYNSLGVPIAAGVLYPFYGLLLSPILAAAAMSFSSVSVITNSLRLRTIRL
- a CDS encoding TlpA family protein disulfide reductase; translated protein: MLAGCDRGSKPAMVGNPAPDFTVTDADRTVSLKDLRGKVVVLNFWATWCPPCVDEMPSLVRMQREMKSKGVTVLAVSLDEDARQYRTFLEKNHVDLLTVRDPRQKSNELYGTFKFPETYIIDRQGVLRRKFIGPVDWTKPDILDYISKL